The segment ttaaacacaaaaaaaggcTATGGGACAAGGGATTGGCACTGCAATGGGACCAGGGCTGGCTACAATGGCCACAATGCCAGGGCATttgggcagggatggacagcCCTGTGGGGCAGGTGAGGGAAGGGGTCGCTGGGTAAATCCTAATGGACTGTAAAGCAAGAATGAGCTTAGACCAGCCCTCCTGTGGGACCATGAAGAGTTGCCTACTAGTCAGTAAAAAGTACCCTGACAAATTACTGCAGTGTCCAGGAGTCCTTTAACAGAGCCCACAGAACAGCAATTGCTCCATCCTACCTTGATAAACCActtcaggcaggcagagcacatTTTCAGTCATGTGCAAATTTGCCAGGAGAATCCCAGATTCTGCCCATGGATGCTGCCCATAGCTCAGCCATGCCAAGCATCTGGCAGTTCACCAAGTCCCAAGTGAGCTTGTTTGTAAGGTGgtggaaatgggaaatgggtTCCCAATGGGAAATTTCTATACTGAGAACTCTTGTACTTACAAAGGTTCTGCTCCTGATGGCCCTTCTCTCTTCATGGTCTCTGTTGCTGCAAAacagaggagggacagggaacaAGTCCATGAAGGTGGCATGGCACGGGAGCAGGCTGTCCACATACACAGCATGCAGCACACAGCCAAGTGTCCCCTCTGAGCCCCTCATGCTGCCACTTGGATCTCACCAAACATATAATTGATATTTTTGCTTGCGTTCTCAGGTCTGGGTCATGGAAGAGGGGAGGCCAGCCCATCAGGGTGTTTTGTGATGTGAAACAAGAGAGCCCTATTGCATGCTCAgggacaaggggtaatggccTCAAGCTGAAGGAGAGCAGGTGTAGATCAGAtgctaggaagaaattctttgttgTGAAGGTGGCGAGACAATGAAACTgattttccagagaagctgtaggtgccccatccctggaagtgttcaagacaAGGTTGGATGGATCCCTGAGCaagctggtctagtggaaagtgtcctgGTCCATGGCAGCGGGGGTGGAACTAGGTAatctttatggtcccttcccacccaaaccatcctgtgactCTATGATTCTGGCTTGACTGAGTTGGTCTGTGTCCCAGTATCAGAACTGGCCCCTCAGGGACACCACTCCATACTGGTTGCAGCTGGATGTCCGTGTGCTGAGTGCTGCACTGTGGTCCCAGCTGCCATCCAGCTGCCCTCTGTCCCCTGGCCCTTCCCCAGCCAAAGCTCAGCTCCCCACCTGGCTGCTGTGTCACCCGCTCTGCTGATGCCAAACTGGGTGATGTGGAATTGGAAAGCCTCCGTGTTTGCCGACCAGCCCACTTGTCTCACAGACTGCTGGATGAGGTGCACCCTTAGTAAATCCCAACCACCTTCTTGTCTTCCCTCCGCTTGCAAACAGCTCCCAAAAGTAGTTGCATATTTAACAAgtcattaattattttctgcaatACCCTATGTCCCAACAAATGGCTACATAGTGTAGTGGGAGAACTGTGTCTACTACTTGCAGgttacttggaaaaaaagaaaaaaaaaagaaaacccagataGAAACAAGTTCTCTGTTGCCTTATCTGCTCTGATAATGGCTATCACACAGAGTCTATCACAGAGCCTACGGGCACTGGGCAAAATGCGTAACTCTGCTGACCTGCCAAGGCAGccaagagaaaggagaagggcaTCTGATAGGAACAAACTTTCCCTTGCCAGCGTTATCAACACCTTTATAAAGGCTGATAGTGGCCAGCAGGGGCTTTCATTGGCACAGGAAGCAATCTCAGTGACCTTCAGTGGAGAAGAAGGTATAAAACCCAAAGTCTTTTTCTTGGTCGACTGTCTGGGCACCAGTTGAATTTCTTAGTTTCCAAGGTGGACACATTTTTGGGAACTTTTCTGAGAAAATGGCAACTTTAAATGAAAAGAAGACCTGCAGCGAACGTATGGCAGATTTCCGTCGTTTTGTCTGGAATCCAGAAACAAAGCTCTTCTTGGGAAGGTCCTTGATTAACTGGGGTAGGTTTTCACGAGCAAGattcttccctcccttctggTATGCTTCAAAACTGGGCTGTGGGGGGATGTCGTCCTAAAGAGTGGGACACAATGAAGCCAGCAGTTCTCATATGTGCTTCTAAGCCACTTTTTGGGCAGCTCCATGAGCTGGATCAAGTAGATCAAAACATTGATCCATGTAGTTCTGCAAATATATGACTTTAAACTGGTTTTGAACCAAATAtgtcaaaaggagaaaaataatcacattAACAGGAAACTTATTAATAGCTGGGGGTTAATAGCTGATGGTTATAGTGTGGTTTTACATTGCTAATTAAAAGGGGGTTCAGGTACATGGAAAAATTTGCTTAATTGGTGAGTTTATCCAATTCTTTGGAAataagttttgcttttctgaaattCCTTTCTGGATTATTGTTTGTTCAGTAGATCTTGTGTCTCATCACTGCGTGTTAGCATGTATTCCATACCAACATGTATTTCATACTAGCAGGTATTTCATACCAGCATATATTTTATACTAGCAAGTGTTTCAGCTGAGCCTCCCTTCCCACAGCCAAACTTCATCTTGTGTCTGCAATGATGATCTGTATTATGAGCTATTCTGGGAAGGGAAGCCAGGACCATTGTAAGGAAGATCCAGACTCTTCCCACAGACTGTAGGAGTAGCTGCAAGTTTCCAGTGATTTTTTGCTGCCTGTGCATGTAGTTTACTGACCACTCCTAAAACCAGAATTTTACAGATGAAATGTGAGCCTTTCCAGTTGGTAAAGAAGGTGCTACAAGGCACCTATGATTTCAAGCAGAGGTTTCTAATAGCACCTCTCCAAAACAACCACTGGCTGCTCATACAGCACCAGCCGCGTGTAAGACACTTTAGGCACATTCAGACAGAAACACATCGATAATCTTACATTACCTCACAGCACAATAAAGCAGCAAGATGGCACATTTTGCTGTTGGTGATTTCAGCTGTATAAGGCAATGAAAATATTCAGGTCTAAAACCAACACACCTGAAGTACTGTCATCTGTCACCCAAATAACACGAGGAGCAAATTGTGTTTGTTGAAGAAAAAACTCATCATGTGTTGCTTAGTTCATGTGTAAGTAAATAAATGCTCTTAATACTTGGAATTATTTCAAGATGCCAAATAACATTTAAACTTTAAATAATCTGAGCACGGCACCAACCCCTTCAAAAATCCTTGTAAAACTATACAACTTTTTTCTATAAGAATCTTTTTTTGAGTGTAGAGAAAATGCTCCAAAGCACCTGTCTCTTTACAGGGAGAACTTCCCTGGGGACAAGGGTGGAATggacacagctgctgctgccaggatcatcctggctgcagagagagCACTGCAAGGCCTTGCTCAAAATCTGAAATTCTGCCCTTATTCTTTCCCACAGTGTGGATCAGCCTCTACTACCTGGCCTTCTACGTGGTGATGTCGGGGCTGTTTGCACTCTCCCTTTATTCATTAATGAGTACAATTAATCCGTACGAGCCGGATTACCAAGACCAGCTGAAATCCCCAGGTACTGCCAGggtcccacagcagctgcacagggctgggctgggctgagaggcattggcagagcccagggctgaggggagaccAACGTGGAATAAATCAGGTCAATTCTGCCCAGACAATCCCTGCAAAGTCTAACCTCTGCCTGAAAACACTttcaggctttaaaaaaaatctggcacatttatttgcatattgatgtatgaatatatttatatatcccCATAGTTATAAATAtgtaatttgaaaattttatatatatatatttcatttatttcatcttGCTATTGGGACAATCAATGCCTGCCTGTAGCAGGTCACCTTCTCTCCCCACGGGCAGGGGTCATTCCCTGGGGAAGTCCTAGGTTCTAGTCCAAACCCCCAAGCACCACAGAGGCCTTTGGGGAGCCCAGCAGGACGTAGAGGCAATGGGGtgagcagcctggggtgggTATTTCCACGCTTGCCCAGCACCATGGAAAGTCCCTGAGAGAGCAGACATATCTTGCCAGCAGgatgagctgtgccagcagtcaaggaagtaaaaataaaacaaagatgTGGGATTAGGAATACAGATTTGTGGGACATGAATAGAGACAAGGGAGATGACCAGAGACCATCAGTTCACACTGCTAAAACTTCACACCCCAATGGCTTGTTTTCACagtgggagggggaaaaaaaagccctaaaaatGATTCTGCCAGatgcttttgtattttgaagTTTCCACTCCCAGTATTCAGCAAGTTTGGTGTTTGCTAGGAAAATAATTCCTGTGACATATTATGTGTGTCTTTTTCAAAAGCTGCTAACATTGCTAACAAGTCCTGGGGAAATCCAGTGCAATTGCTGGAATGATTTTACAAGCTGTTCTTGTAACAGCATGGAtatatgtgaaaagaaaataattcagcagcagcacaggctttCGGGTTTTGGTTGAACAACTCACAGCTGAGGTGGTTTCTGTACATGGTTAAATCCTCCCCAAAAAGGCTGGAGGATCTTATACACTTCAAATGAGTCTGGATGCAGCACAATTGCTACTGTCAATTTGAATAAACAAATCTGTGCCTGGCACCTCTCCTCTGCTTTGTCTTCCCCTTTCTTCCTCATGAAGGTGTAACCTTACGACCCGATGTGTACGGGTACAGAGGACTACAGATTTATTACAACGTATCCGACAACAAAACCTGGGAAGGCTTAGTGACAACTCTTCACACTTTTCTGACAGGTAAAAATGAAGTTTCTTGCATAATACTGAAAAAATGTGCTGCCTTATCTCCCATACTAGATCTGAGGACCTTAAGTCAGTGCTTCCATTTTACATTTGTCGTCTCAAATCACAGATTCTGAGTGGAAAGTGCATCTTCCAAAAGGGATGAGCAAATCACCTCATGAATCTATAAATCAAACATATGTATACATCTATTAAAATCCAGGCTCTGCTTCAGGGCTTTTACTTCATTTATTCctaaacagctttaaaataaatagaccAATAGAAAGTCTGGCGGAAGAGGGAAGACAAAAGGTCTTCAAAATTAGTCTCATCTAAATTAATCTAATTAGTCTATGACTACAAACATCAAAATGCCACAATAAATCTCCTAAAGCATGGTATCTTCAGGGAATACAGTTAAAGTAGCTTATGTGCTCCATTTGCCTGTTCACATCTTAGCACATTTATATTCCTGTTGTGCCTTAATTCTTCATGTTTCTCACACACATActgagaaaaattatatttgaaattgacTTTATATGGAGCTATCAACACAAGCTGCCAGTCTTAATTCgatctttccttttgctttgtttggatgttaaaaaaaaaccaaaactgaaccAAAGCCCTAAACAGTTTAAACTTTCCTTGTTCCATCTAATCCCAACTTCACTTGAAGTACAGTCTCCCATGAGAGAATCTCCAGCCTGATGTAGGGATGTATAATTTGCATATGAAAAGCTtcagaggggatttttttctttcttccttcacaCATCTAGCATACACACCAGCTGCTCAGCATCTGAACATCAACTGCACCAATAATACCTACTTCATCCAGGACACCTTTGATGGCCCgaataaaacaaaactgtcCTGCAAATTTACCTCAGACATGCTTCAGAACTGCTCTGGCATCACAGATCCAACTTTTGGATTTCCAGAAGGAAAACCCTgtttaattataaaaatgaaCAGGGTAAGTACAAGTGTGAGgtactgaacagaaaaaattaagGGTAGCTTGAGTCTCCGCTGGGGAGCTACTGTGTCTCTGCTGCCACGGGTTCTAAACTCTGCTTTCTTCTGGGAAGCAAAAATCATGTGCTTTTCCCTGACAAATCACTGGAGTTACCAGGAAAAACCGGAGACTTTTTAACCATCCCTACAAAAGTAACTTAGGGCAGTGATCTCTGAACTGACTCTCTACAgcttagtttagtttagtttagtttagtttgtGCCTCTGTACATCTCTCATCCCACAAACTAGCACAGTTTCCTCCTGCAATACCACAGCCTTGTGCCTCCTATGCTGAGGCACCAGGATATCACAATAACTGATGTGGTTTCAGAGAGGTGGTATCTTTTTTCTTCAGGCAGCAAAGAAAATCTTTAGTAGAACCTATAAAACCAAAATTCAAATCTGGAAGATATATTTCTCAGGGAAAACCACCAACACGTtttttggagaggaaaaaagggaatcttcagtggtttaattttttcaggATGTAGTCAAAGGCATAAGCACTTTATATTTGGTTTTGGGTAAAATTCTGAGCCTTCTAATTCAGTTTTGGTAGAAAGTGAAGAGCTCAAATTCCCCTCCAGTTTCTGATAGACAAAATCACTGcaatttttgtttggtttgcaCCTTAGGCATTTCCAAAAATCTGTGCAAGCCCTAACTGAGGGGGGAGCTGCTCCCCTGATTCTAGCTGGTGAAACAAGCTTTTTCCAAAAATGCCTTCTTTAGCAAGACTGGGTGCCACCCCAGCAGGGAAAAGACACGGATAGTGACCAAGAGGCTTCACCTCCTTCCACTTTTGCCTCTACAGGATGCAACAACATTTGTGTTGCAGGATCAAACCAACCCAAGGGTTTATCTGCCAACACCGAGGTTTTCTAAGAAGGATAAGATCAAAAGCGTGAATATTCAGCTTTTCCTTTACTGACACACAATTAACTGCTTTAGGAGGCCCCTGGCTGCCTGGGCATCAGCAAGGACAGGTGGTGTGGGTGGGTAAATGAGCTGGACTCAGAGCAGTGCTACTTGCTCTGGCCAGCCTAGAGCCTtccagcagtgcccatcccAGGTAATGCCGAGTCCTGCTCCCTAAATATCAAGCCACAACAGTTTTTTACCTGCATAAACCACATGATTTGTTTGAGAGTCTTACATAAGAATATATTAAGCATCCTTTGAAGCTCAGCTCTCAAATAACTAATTGTCCAGTTTTAtctcaaaataatttccaagATGACcagatgtgttttctttttcagattaTCAAGTTTTACCCTGGCAATGGCACTGCACCACGGGTGAACTGCACATATGTGGTAAGGGTGTGAGTTCTGGGTCTCACACATTTCAAGCACTGCAGCTTTGAGAGCAAGAAAGTGCAGTGGTGATCAGAAAAAATACCCTTGTAGCCCTGAAAATCAGATCCCAAACACTTGGAATATTCTCAGTTCTGTGCAAGTACTTGCACCAGCTGACATGCtaaggaaaaaacctccaagtttgctttattttaaatcacCTGAAAATTTGCGTTTTCGGGCTGCAGAGAAcatttgctgtttgctttcagCTCCCTGTAGTGACACTCacacctcagcacagctctcagGCTCTCAGCAGGTCCAACTCCCTGAATTCCCAGCTGCCATCAAAGGACACCCGCCTGCTTTTCTTGGCAATAGTAACAGCAGGAGATTCCCACTTTCATTTGAAAAGTAAGACTGGTGCTGAACAGCCCGCTGAACTTGAGCTTTAACACACACTTAGCAGCCCTGAAACACCTCGGGCAATGATGATTTCCTCACCAACAGAGCTTCTTCCTCTCGTTTTACAAACAGGGTGAGGAGTCTCGCCCGCTGCAGGTGGACTACTACCCTGTGAATGGCACCTTCAACCTGCACTACTTCCCCTACTACGGGAAAAAGGCTCAGGTGGGTGCTTCTGTATTcaacttctctttctctttatGTAAGGTGAAACATATGGAGAGGCTATTTTcacaacttcatttttaaacCGGTAGTGTAaaattgaagtattttttaatttttttttttctcctcctagCCCAGCTACAGCAATCCCTTGGTAGCTGTGAAATTTCTGAACATCACAAGGAACGTAGAACTTAAAATAGTGTGCAGAATCATTGGAGCTGGAATTACCTTTGATAATGTTCATGATCCATATGAAGGAAAAGTGGAATTTAAACTAAAAATAGAAGACTGAGCAGCTACAGAGACACTTCTGAAAAACGTATGAAGAGTAAACTTAACTACTATCATATtcatctgtatttattttctcactATGGTCCCCATATAAATTACAGTGCAAAGAGACATTTTCTACTGCAAGATGGCCTATCAAGCTAAAAAACAAGATCCTACTCTCAGTGTTAAAAGATGAAGATTATCTCAATGTCCATAGTTTAATATTTCATGGCtacaggatgctgctgctgccttcatgCAAATATTTGTACACAACAAGTATGACCCCCAAAGGGTGCAGCTGTGCCTTCAAAGAACGTAAGCATAGACTCAAACTATCATTCTCAATCACTTTTTGAGCCATAATAAATAACTGATGTATACTAAATCTTGGTTATTGAGAAATTAGATAGCTTGAACAGGAAATCGATACTCTGAAATACTAGTAAGTAATTAAATTTTCAATCTGTCTTGCATAGGATgtataaaaatgtattgaaatTATCTGTATCCCAATGCATTGGCTTTTTGCAGTAGTCAGCTGAGTCAGATTTTTTTAGTTGACAGATCAATGACTGCAAAACAAATGAACTTGAAATCTGTCCTCTAGCTCAGACTTCGCTGTACCACTTACCTCTATGTATACAACCCAATAAAAATGAATGGTAAGACTGTAGCATCCAGTTACATCCAGGAAACTATTCATTTAACTAGAGGCTGTaatttatttggggtttttgtttgtttggtgttttgttgttgttttgtgtctGTTGTTTTTGtgatggttttatttgttttatccAGTAGAATAGCCTTGTATTGCAATGATGAGTTTGGGGTCACTTGGAGTAATCTGGAAGACACTGAAATAACACTAAATCTTTAAGTGAATCTAAACTTTGAGAAGTCTGACTGTATCACATATAATACAGAGAGGATTGTTGTGTCTGCATAGTATGTTCATGTTACCTGAAGTCCAGGATGCTCCAGCCAGAGAATAAACACTGCACACTAAAAAAGATCTTCAAGAGCAGAAATCATTTTACACCTCCACTGCCTAGACATTTCAGAAAGCGAGAAGATGTAACAGATCACCTCCTCTACTACAGCAACATTCAGCTTGTAGATAGAATCCAGTTGGAGAGGAATATTTCAACTTTGAAcccaaaaattatatttgagCCTTTCTTagaaaaattctgcatttcaaaaCCAGTAAGAAAATGCTTCCTCAtacagtaactttttttttccccccggCCTTTCCTGTTTCAGTTTTTACAGTGTGGCTTTGCCTTTCTTCTAAGAGGCAATGAAAACCAATTTTCTATCCTTTTTGGAACACAGGTCTCCCCCTGTGCAACTTTCCAAAATAACAcggaaaacaataaaatacttTTGATAACAAATAACTCATGCTCAAGATTGGTTTAAATGTTGTCTACAAACAGAACATTTAAATAAGCTGGGCAATGCAGTGGCACAAGCTCTGAACAAATTCCCATGGATTGTGTGCCTGCAGAGCTACAGCTCCAGAACAACAGCCTAGACCAGCTTCACAGAAGACGTGTGATGGGATAAACAGAGAAAGGGAAGCATCCCTGTGTTGACCAAATGATGATGTGTTTTAATGACATCAAAAAAAGATCCTCCAAATCTGGTTCTCTACGTACAAAGACTGGTATCCTGAAGTTAAGTGTTTCTTGAACTCCTAGccatctgaaattattttc is part of the Prinia subflava isolate CZ2003 ecotype Zambia chromosome 3, Cam_Psub_1.2, whole genome shotgun sequence genome and harbors:
- the ATP4B gene encoding potassium-transporting ATPase subunit beta isoform X1, giving the protein MATLNEKKTCSERMADFRRFVWNPETKLFLGRSLINWVWISLYYLAFYVVMSGLFALSLYSLMSTINPYEPDYQDQLKSPGVTLRPDVYGYRGLQIYYNVSDNKTWEGLVTTLHTFLTAYTPAAQHLNINCTNNTYFIQDTFDGPNKTKLSCKFTSDMLQNCSGITDPTFGFPEGKPCLIIKMNRIIKFYPGNGTAPRVNCTYVVRGEESRPLQVDYYPVNGTFNLHYFPYYGKKAQPSYSNPLVAVKFLNITRNVELKIVCRIIGAGITFDNVHDPYEGKVEFKLKIED
- the ATP4B gene encoding potassium-transporting ATPase subunit beta isoform X2 is translated as MATLNEKKTCSERMADFRRFVWNPETKLFLGRSLINWVWISLYYLAFYVVMSGLFALSLYSLMSTINPYEPDYQDQLKSPGVTLRPDVYGYRGLQIYYNVSDNKTWEGLVTTLHTFLTAYTPAAQHLNINCTNNTYFIQDTFDGPNKTKLSCKFTSDMLQNCSGITDPTFGFPEGKPCLIIKMNRIIKFYPGNGTAPRVNCTYVGEESRPLQVDYYPVNGTFNLHYFPYYGKKAQPSYSNPLVAVKFLNITRNVELKIVCRIIGAGITFDNVHDPYEGKVEFKLKIED